AAATCACTAAATAACTCTCTTTTTGTTATCGGTATTGAACTTATTCATAACAAAATTTACATCATTATACACCAAAGATATTGCCGCATCAGCCACTTTTTCAAGCACTTCTTCAACAACTATCATTTCATCTTTTGTAAATAAAGAAAGCACATAATCCTTTATTGTTGTGCCACTATTAACACCTATTCCAACTCTAATTCTTTTAAAATCATTACTACTGAATTTACTCATTAATCTCTCTATTCCTTTGTGACCGGCACTTGATCCGCCTATTTTTATAGCTGCTTGACCGATAGAAAAACTAAGATCATCATAAATAACAATAATGTCCGAAGGATTTATTTTATAAAAGCTAGCTATTGAATAAACAAAATCACCTGATTTATTCATATATGTAAGTGGTTTAGCTAAAATAAATCCGTCAGAAACAGCAAATTCGCCATTGAATTTTTCTTTATTTAGTGAAATATTTAGTTTTTCACAAATTTTATCTATTGCCAAAAATCCGGCATTGTGTCTTGTGAATCTATACTCATTGCCTGGATTTCCTAAACCAACAATTAGCTTCATTATTTCGCCTCTTTTTCTATTAATGATTTTAAATTAGTATAGTGCTTTAAATCAGCATTTCTAGA
This sequence is a window from Mycoplasmopsis agalactiae PG2. Protein-coding genes within it:
- the pth gene encoding aminoacyl-tRNA hydrolase produces the protein MKLIVGLGNPGNEYRFTRHNAGFLAIDKICEKLNISLNKEKFNGEFAVSDGFILAKPLTYMNKSGDFVYSIASFYKINPSDIIVIYDDLSFSIGQAAIKIGGSSAGHKGIERLMSKFSSNDFKRIRVGIGVNSGTTIKDYVLSLFTKDEMIVVEEVLEKVADAAISLVYNDVNFVMNKFNTDNKKRVI